The genomic window GACCACATATGTACTCTTTATAATCTGCTTGTCTAAGAAAATATATGTGGTTGTTTCCACACACAAAAAAGGcttggatccatatgaagtagcAACGGCTGAGATACTAGTTACACGCACAACCAGTTAGACAACGCCTTATTCGAATATCTCCCATGTAGATAAAGAGATAGCGGGACAATCTTGTTTGAGATGCCTACATCTTTTGTTTGCCGCCACATCTGTACTTCTAAAGGAGGAGTTGGTACTCTCGTCTCACCTCCCACCAATCCCTCGACAAACCGTATATTACTCCTGTGCGTGTCTTAAAGGGCTTTTTTTATTTAGCACGAGGGTCTTACAGGTGACTTTTCGCTCATCCGCAACCAACTTTAGCCGGCCCATAACGCATGCATTAATTCAAGCAAATCGACACTTTCCTAAAACAATGTCATGCATTAACTCGTTCAAATCAAATCACTACTTAAGTACATTGtcgttttgtaacatcccaaaattctaaattttggaatgttatagtaaataaatagttttgatcgtTTTGCTTCATTATTGTGTGAAATTCAGTGTAAATTTGGAACTTTTTGGAAGTTGAATgcgagggaataaaaggacttctcCAAGCTTTCACTTTGTATTCAAATTCATTACAAATACAAacccctagagtgaagataatatgacttcttccctTTTTAGAAATGAAAAAGGGAATTGAAAATGATTTTAATTTCATTTGAGATATTTTCAAACCAGAGACTTTATGCCACTCAAGgattttcatgagggaagataatatGACTCCTCAAATGTTGGAAATAGAGTGGGAAGTAGGAGGTCACTTTCAAAATGGCATTATGGCCACTTTTGGAAATACTCCATGAAGGTTTAAAAACCCTTCCAATTTATATTTCAAATTAAATCAAGAGAGAAGTTAATACGACTCCTTCAATTACCGAAAATAAACATGAAAATTTATATTGGAACCAATCCAAAATGGTTTAAAAAATATTTGAACCCAATTTGAATAGCCATTTTGGATTTAATTGAattttgcattatttgacttttattcaaattatttttctcaaaaaaaataaaatatatggaaaatagggtaaaatgattcccttcaacggaaaagtggagaaaaataaattggaaatcattttgatattttaaaataattttatttgaattttaaaaGCAATAGTGGCATTGTTGgcattatttgaatttttgtgaaaaaaaatttgaatttgaaaaatagttcatgttttaggaTTTATTTTTTTGACCATTTCTGTATATTATGTGTCTATATCatattcttattttattttatttcttttcttttcttttatgtgctttattttgtttttttttaaattagCCGAAGGCCTTCTGCCTGCGCAGCCCAGCTCTTTCCCCACAGCCCAGCTGGTCCAACCGGTCTCGCCCACGCCCGAAAACCCTTCGCCTCGACCGCCCgtcccacctctctctctctctctctctcgcgcgcggtCACTGACGCTGGGACCCACACTCGTACGCCACTAAGATGTTATCTGTAATCATTCTTCCGGCTACAAATGCACTCTGAGTCGCACTAATAATATCTGGAAGGATTGTCTCCAAACGGGCCGCGATCATATTTGAAATAACCTTGTACACCACATTGCACAAACTAATTGGTTAAAATTGTGTTACATTTTTTGGAGAATTAACCTTTGGGATCATCACAGTTGCAGTATCATTCCACCCACCAGGTATGGTACAAGTATTCACCATCAGGATGAATGGCAGGTTAATACTCCAACTCGCTCCTCCCCTTGTGTTTGTTTTAGACCAGTTTGCATTATGCTTTACCTCTCTAAGGTCGAACTCTGTACTGGTTATTTCCGTTAAGAAATTAACGAAAAGGGATGTGAGCCCGGTTGAAAAAAAAAAGGTGTAAACATTAATTAAAATTCTAGCCAAACATATTAGGAGGCATGTTCAGTTCTGCTCCTTCAACACGTCAGCACCGCAATATGTCAGCTGAAGTAATCACTCTGAAGTTAATCACCAACCAAACCACCCAGCTGCTAACCCGATCTACAAGAACTATAGGATGGTCCAACGCAATTGAAGGAACCAAAACTAGCGGAGTGGGTCGAAATCTGTCGGGGAGGGAGCAGCAACGCATGTCGCGAACGAGCTTACACGCACGCGCCGCGGTTGTGCAGCCATTCATGTCGGTCTATGAGTTCAGAGACTCAGTCACCCGCTGTTGTGCACTGCAGACAAGAAGGTTCGGACAGACGTTGCATCGTCCATCTGCCTCATCAAATTGACAGAGCCTGCACTTTTTTGCTGCTTGGCTTGTTGGAGACAGAGCAATCATTGCACAGGATATACTCTCTTCGTTTCGATTTACTGGTCGTGGTTTTAttttaaactaaaaccacgacgagtaaatcggaacggagggagtatatttctacTCCTAATGGACTACTTGATGAATAGTCTTCGCGGTTTAATTTCGTCGGttttttcgtcatcctcccacctccGTTAACTCGCAACCCTCAAAACCACCCAAACCACTCCTTTCCCTCTCCTCGCGCAAGCATCCCCTCCTCGTACCCTCGCACGCGCTAGGGTTCCTGCGCCGCCGCCACACGGGAGCTTGTCGACCAGCCCAGCGTCCTCCGGATCGCCGCCGTCACCGCCCCGGATCGCCACCTTCGCCGTCGGAATCGCTGCCAACGTCTCGTCGCCCCGGATCGCCGCCGTCGCTgggccatggcggtggaggtcgACGGCACCCGGAAGCACGGGGCAGTGGCCTTCCTGGACGACCCCTTCGAGGTGCTGCAGGCGAAGCGGGGCCGGTGCTCACCGTCCGCCACCGCGGCCTCGGTCGCCGACCTCGGCATCAACATGGAGTTCGACCCCGTCGAGGCGGTCCAGTCCGTCTTCCCCGGCGCCGATCCGCAGGTACCCCCGCCGCCGCTCCGTGCCTCTTTCTTTCGCTTCTTGTTCTTTCGGTTGATTGGTAGATCGTGCGCAGACGTGTATTAGAGCCCGCCGATTCAGCTCATCACAAGAACCAATCGAACTTGgttcaaggttttggttaccgaatgaggcaattttaccgagggggacgggtaaatgtggttaccacggttaccgacAAATATCGAGAAATACCGAGAATATTTCGAGcgaattttatagttgaattttgaattcaaataagtgaatgaacgaatattcgaaccagagacctctcaaaacaggaactaggttgcTACGAACATGCCAGAACCAACTCTAATGGCATTAATTATATCCTATCGTACTTTACTGTAAATcgagtgtttaaattcaaaaattttaaaaaactggtattttttgctcggtatggcgatttaccgaggggcacggaaatacgcggtaaccatgggaaatcttgaaatttcgacTGGTAACCAAAACCTTGACTTGGTTACACCGCAAGAAAGATTGTGCCTTGATCTTGAAACAAATTTTCTGTTGTCGATTCATATACCCTTTCTTGAATTAGAATAGACTAAGAGTTCAGAGATTGATGGAATTGGAAATCAAAAGTTCAGAAGAATCATCCACCACGATTTCTCTCTTGCGTGTGCCAAGCGCTTCGTGTATAAACCGTTACAGGGAAGCAGGGTAGGAATCACCCATGAGGATTATTCCTCTGCTGATCAATTATCGTACACGCCTTCGACCCGACATGATGGCTAAATTTAGGATTCAGAAGTAAACTGCCTGAACTAAATAACTGAAAACAAATAGCTTGCACATCTGTTCTATCCTTGTGCACAGAAGTTCTGCCATGGTTTTCTGAAATCCTGGTATAGCTTTGGTTTATGCCACAACAGTGGACTTGAGAACCCCGATTTGTACCGTCTTGCTCTGTACATGTCTAATGGGTAATTTTGGGGAATTTCTAGCTTCTGCGGGGCTATCTCGAAGCGTCCGGAAATGTCTTGGATGCTGCCATCAGAAGCTTCAGGGATTATTTGGCATCGGATTCAGCAACGACCAATGCTGGTGCCTCCTCATCTGGAGGTATGGCTGACATGACTGAAAAATAACCCTGACTGCTTCTTTCTCTTGTTGCCTGATAGTTATAGTAATGTCTAGAGATGTATATTTTTTATAAACAGCACCATTCGTACAATTTGCATCTTGTCTAACTCTTGAACGATTGTTAATCGCAGTGGCATCTGATGTGCACGTGATGAATACTCCAGCCAACAGGACTGAATGGGCGAAGCTAATTGTCAAGAAGATGTCGTCCGCTTCAGATCCGAATGACGCCAGGAATCGAGTCTTCAGGATACTTGAAATGTTCGACAAATGTGCCGCAAACTGCAGTACTCCTGATGAGGCGCATAAAATGCGTGAGGTAACTAATGCATCCGCAGTTGCTTCATCCCTCCGTTCAACAACATTACATATCATAATCGTCTGAGTTCAGACATTGACAGTGCCATAGTCAGAAAATCACAACATGAGGCACAAAGCTAATGATATCAACTTTGTGCCGCCATAAAGTATGTGTTATTAGATTAATCGTTGATTAGTGCTTGAGCCTAGAAAATCAAAATACACTTTATATTTCTGGAAAGGGGGTAGTTGATACTGCCAAATGGCCGGTTACTTCTGAGATGTGTTTCTGGAAATTTTGATGTGCTCACCTGTCCAGGCGCCGCAACCCCATAGAATGAAGCTTGATGCATGTGCAGAATCATTAATTACCTTATATTTGTGCAGATGATTATAGCAACTATTTTGGGCTGACCTCTTGCTGTTCTAGCAAAAAAAAAATAGTATTTTGTTTTTCTCTACGAAAGATCAGGTAATCTGATATCGAGCTCCTTATTTTAAAGTAATTGAATTTTGGGTTTGTAATGATTGTTCATGACTAATAGAAAATATATATTGTAAAATTCCAGGACCGAATGGATTTTTGGTCTATATTGCAAATATGTATAATGGATTATTGGTGAGCTCGGTATTGGTGGTCTACTTCCTTTCATCCCTGTATTTCTGAGAAAACCAAACTAATATGCATCCATGTATCTTTTTTAATTGAAGTTCTTTCATATGGGTTACGTAAAAAGCAAATGTTGCTTCTTTTTATTCAGATGCTTTGAGAACCAAGTCTACCTGGTTCTCTTCCTTTCATCCATGTATTTTAATGTGCAGTGTACAGTGTGTAGAATGAGCAAACTTGTGAATCTAGAGCACAAACTCATGATTGATCAAGGGAGTGGCACTGCCGGCTGGGTTAGAGTATAATCAACTGTACTTGGAGTTTTTTTTGTGATACGTGTAGCTTTCAGCTTGCGAGCCTTTCAAATATGCAAGTGTCCGATGCCATAGGCTACTATGGAAGTTGTGAATGCTATGTAGTTTCCGGTACTACTTGCATTCAGAAATGAACTATTTCAGGCTGACCATCTAAGTTCTACATTCCGTATGTATAGTGATATCAAATTTATTTGTTCTAGGGACATTTCTGAACATGCGTATGGAATAAGATCATGAACACGTATATGGATTATGAATTTAGTATTTTTTTGAGAAGTGAATTTACTTTTATCTattgataaaaaaatatttttgttgTCAGATGAAGGGCACGATGGATGGTGCCGGCGGGAAGGTGAGCAGCGGTGGAGATAAGCGAGGAAAGGAGTAGTGTGAGGCGGTTGGCGGTGTTGAAGAGGATGAGAGGGCCGCACACTCGGTGCCATGCTACTGGAGGACCCGCTGCTGGAGGCAGTCCTAGGGATTTTTGGATCAATGACAGTAATGTTGGCGACCCAGGTATCTTCTTCCATCTCTGGATCCTGAATCTATAGCTCTCTAATCTGCAAATACACGCAGTAGCAACGGGTACAATTGCATGGTTGTGACTGCCGACCAGTACACGAGTGGGGCTGCCGTTCTCCGATCGGTAATCAGCTGCTCCAGTGCCACCGCATATATACCCCGATGAGTATCCTTGATATCTTCCCTCCACATTGCATCTAATGACACACTTCCACATTGCATCTGATGACACACTTCCAACTGGAATATATCAATTACATACCACGGTCATAAGTGTCACACTTCCAACTTAGGACATGTCATCTAATCTGTTCCCCTTCGGTACATTAGAGGTTATAGGTCATTTGTTGAACGGTTATAATGACCTTTTCTTTGGGTAAGTCTATGCTAAAATATATGCAGATTTCCTCTCAAAACTATCTATCAGTCATATTGTTAAGGGAGGATCCAATCTAATACTTTGAATTTAAGCTATCACATTTATCATATAGTATTTAATATTGGTAGAAGGTTAAATTATTGACATGACTTTAATTGAAATTTTTAGGTGAAATTTGAAACTTCCCTTGAGAGATGCTAAAGTACTATCTATTTGACAGGCTTGGTGTACATTGACCTTACCGCCTGAATGTTATGAATTATATTCGTGGTGGATGATATGAATGTCGGGGAGGTGATGGAGAAGTATGACGTGGAACTTGTGAAGGCTGAGGGcatggagaagaaggagaggatctAAGTGGGAGGCTGACATTGGCGAAGGAGAAGGCTAGATGAGTGTTGGCATTGGCAGACAACGGGTCATTGCAGATGGCATTCACTGAATTATTCCATGAATTGAAGCTCCCAAAATGATCAAATAAATAAGATAGCAATGAGACATAGAATGTCGTGTTATTAATTATCTTTGTCCTCAAAAAGGATGTCGTGATAGTAGTCGTGCTTTGCATATAAGTTGCTTCAACAACTATATTCTTGAAATGATGTGCCATAGGTAGGTGAAAAAACTAAGAAATACAAGCATTCctctgtgtgtgtgagagagtgCTCTACACGCTGCCTTCATGGATTAAACCGGTGCTCTAATTAAATGATAAATTGAGTGTACTTTTTTTTTCTTTGACCGTTATctacactactattaaacaagagaACATGACGGATGAAAACTCTGCTGGACCCACGCTCGCACAAGATCGGAACGGTTCCACCAATTATGTTAGCGTCCTAACAACAAATGGCTGAACTACAGAAAATTAGGCACAATTAACGGCAATTGAACAAGTCCGCCTAATAACAAATGGCTAAACTTGCGGGAATCAGCTAGATCTTCCTACCCTTGCCCACCCGGACTTACGTGCAGACTATCCTCTTGTGCGCAAGCCACTGTTGCACCATCGCCGCCCAGCCAGTTTTGGCCATCGCCGCCTTCCGCAACCCCGACGAAGTAGGCGCCGACGAACTCCTCATTGCACCTGCCTCTGCCTGCACCAAGGGAACATGGTATGATTTTACAGGATATTCAATTGGGTTAACTTGATGGGACCGACCAGTTCCTGATTTTATACAAAATTCAATATAACATATATGTGCGTTCTTCATTTGCTTCCCTAATCCCTGTCAAATTTGCATCCTTATAACAATGTTCTTCACTCTCAAATTTGCATATTTACAACAATGTGTTGATCAATGCATCATTTTTGTGCAAACCATAAAAGATCTACCTCCTGTAACTTCAACATGAATTTTAACAGTACAGTATTCGAATCTATATGACTGAATGAATAAAACCCAGTCAGTATGATCTATTTGTAACCCGGTCCAAGAGAGTTTGGAAGAAAACCCAGTCCAAGAATATACATTTTTCTGTACATAAACGAGGTCATCTTCTATTATCAAATTTGCATATTAGATGGCTGCGGGATAAGTATTGCATGATAAACAAAAATATGAAACCAAACATATAGGCTCGGAAACAGTTTGGATTTTACAAGAGAAGATCTACTAAAGTAAATTCAGGTAGAATCAATGGTGGAGCTAGGATTTGGAAACAGGATAGTCCTCCAAAATTATGGTGTTTCAGTTACACAGAAGCTTTGATGTATCACAGTAGTCTAACTGATGCATTCAACAAATAACTGGAATATTCAGAAATTATGTGAGTAAGTACCTGATCATTTTGGCCAGCCAAACCAAATCCAAGACTATCATGAAGTAAACTTGTCAATTACTTCTTCTGTACAACGCTGAAAAGCTTCGGGGTGAGTATTGAAAACCTGTCAATGTGTATGGCAGGCAGGTATGCATCCCCATTCCCATCTTTGTGTTTATTCCAGAGTCCCAAAAATTTAGGATGGAACGAATTCCATGACTCTTAGATAGTTAGATGGTCTTCAAAATATATTTCTTGTAAGCCTGCAAAAGCACTTCTGTTTTAACAGGGGGTCCGGGACAACAAGAAATATATCTAAAATGTTGTG from Triticum aestivum cultivar Chinese Spring chromosome 3B, IWGSC CS RefSeq v2.1, whole genome shotgun sequence includes these protein-coding regions:
- the LOC123066361 gene encoding uncharacterized protein isoform X3, with product MAVEVDGTRKHGAVAFLDDPFEVLQAKRGRCSPSATAASVADLGINMEFDPVEAVQSVFPGADPQLLRGYLEASGNVLDAAIRSFRDYLASDSATTNAGASSSGVASDVHVMNTPANRTEWAKLIVKKMSSASDPNDARNRVFRILEMFDKCAANCSTPDEAHKMREMIIATILG
- the LOC123066361 gene encoding uncharacterized protein isoform X1, which translates into the protein MAVEVDGTRKHGAVAFLDDPFEVLQAKRGRCSPSATAASVADLGINMEFDPVEAVQSVFPGADPQLLRGYLEASGNVLDAAIRSFRDYLASDSATTNAGASSSGVASDVHVMNTPANRTEWAKLIVKKMSSASDPNDARNRVFRILEMFDKCAANCSTPDEAHKMREDRMDFWSILQICIMDYW
- the LOC123066361 gene encoding uncharacterized protein isoform X2, encoding MAVEVDGTRKHGAVAFLDDPFEVLQAKRGRCSPSATAASVADLGINMEFDPVEAVQSVFPGADPQLLRGYLEASGNVLDAAIRSFRDYLASDSATTNAGASSSGVASDVHVMNTPANRTEWAKLIVKKMSSASDPNDARNRVFRILEMFDKCAANCSTPDEAHKMREDRMDFWSILQICIMDY